The genomic segment GGGCCTTTGGTCGATGCTCCCGGGCCATGCTTCGTCGCGCCGTGTTCGCGGTCCCCGTGTTGCTCGTCGGCTGTAGCGGAACCACCCTCGGTGCCCGTTTCGATGGGCACGCGCAACCTGCTATGGTCAGCGCCGATCGGATCGGCGAGGTGAGCGTGCTGCCCGCGGGCTACGACAGCTTGGGAAGCGTGCGCGCCAGCTGCACTCGTTACGACGGCGAGATGCCGCCCGACGGTTCGAGCCTCGCTGATGTCGATTGCAGTGCCTCACGTCTGACCCAGGCAGTGAAAGAGCGGGCCGCGGAGGTCGGCGGCGAGTTGCTCGTGGGTTTGGACTGCCACTCGCGTGCGGGGCATCACACTCGTGATAGCCAAGTGCTCTACGTGTCCTGCAAGGCGCGGGTAGCACGCCCCGAGGACGAAACCTTGGTCGCGCGTCAGATCTCCACCCGGCCAGCAGCAGCTGACGGCGCCCCGAAGGCCAGCGAGGCGTGGCGCATCTCGGTGCACTACGCCCGCAGCGTGCGAGCCGGATGGAGACCTGGTCGAAGCGTCGACCACGTGCGCCAGCTCTCCGTTCCGCCCGTGAGTCATCAGCACCTCGGCGACGTGGTCACCGAGTGTGAACGCGGATGCAGCCATGCCGCCACCGAGCAAGCCGTGTTGGTCGCCGCGGGGCGCTTCGGCGCGACGGACGTCGCGGAGTTGTCCTGCGCGAAGCGCGGGGAAGGCTACGTATGTCAGGGCAAGGCCCTGGCCTACGAGGTCGAGCATCCCGAAGGGCGTTGATGCCCCCGCCCCCTGCCAAGCTGGAACTCGTCCTGGTGCGCCACGGCGAGAGCGTGGGCAATCGCGAGGGGCGAATGCAAGGCCACCGCGACTACCCGCTTTCCCCGCGAGGGCGCGAGCAGGCGCGGGAGCTGGCGGCATTCTTCCGCCAGCGCGGGGTGAGCTTCAGCAGCGCGTACACCTCGCCCCTGTCGCGCGCGAAGGAAACGGCGCAAATCCTCTGCGCGAACTTGGAGCTACCACCAGCTGTGGAAGATGCGGACCTGAAGGAGATCACCGCGGGCTGCCTGGAAGGACTGGACCATTCGCAGATCGTCGAGCGGCATCCCACCTTCATGCAACGAGGCTTGGAAGGGTTGGGCGACTTCTCGGAGTTTGGCGGAGAGAGCTACGACGACATGCAGGCGCGAGTGGAGCGGCTGTGCGCCGGACTGTATGCACGGCATGACGGCCAGGGCGAGCGCCTGCTGCTCGTCAGCCACGGCGGCCTGCTGTTCCAGCTGGCCAAGCATTTGATCAGCGTACCGGTGCCGCGGGTTTCGATCCTGCGCTACGGCAACTGCACCGCCAGCCTGATCCGCATGCGTGAGCGGCGCGGCACGTGGTTGGGGGAGCTAGTGTGGCACGTACCGCTCGAGCTCTACGGCACCGATCCGCATCGCGACGTCGGCGCGCTGTTTCGCTGAGCCAGGCTGCGTCGGGCGTGCGCCTGGCTGGCGCGTCTCACGACTTCTTCTTGATGGAATCGAGCGCCGCCTTCATGTGCGGTGGCAGGCTCATGGGCTTGTAGCGTCGCTCGCCGTCTTCCTGTGCGGGGGGCGGAGTGGGGGCTGCCGGCGCAGACGCCTTTTGCGTGGATTCGGCCGGCGCGGGCGCCTTGGCCGGCGGTTTGGCCGGTAGCGGAGGCGGCGCAACGGGCGCGCGGCGTGGCGGGGGTGGCGGGGGCCGGCGTGCTGGGCGCGCGCCGGCGGTTGGCGCCCCGCGCGCGGGATCGGGAGCTTCACGAATCACGGGCGGGTCGACTACTACCGGGATCGAAGCGGGTGCTTCCGCGACTGCGGGAATCGAAGGAGGTACCTCGCTGATGATGGGAGGCAACTCGCGGCGCCCCGCAGCGAATAGGGGGGCGAGACTATCGCCCACCACACTCATTGCCGGCGGCATGCTGTCGCGACGGCTCTGGGGTGTGGTCTGCAGCTCGAAACGCCGCGTTTCCAGCATGCCGTCCAAGACGAGGGGCGCGACGAATTCAGGATGAAGTTCGATGGCACGGCGGAATTCTTCAAAGGGTACGTCGACCCGCAGTGGACCCACGACGCGCTGGGATGAAAGCCCGTCGTCCACCAAGGCTTCGACCACACTGAGCTCCGAGTCGCCGATCACGCGCACCCTCAGAAGCCCGTCGAGCCACGACTTCGACGCCATGTGTGCCAGCACGACCAGTATCTTCGGCGCGCCTCGGCCGGGCTTTGCCACCTCGGCCATGCGCTCGATGAGCGCCAGCGTCTTCATGCGCGGGGTGGCAGCGGCCATGCTCGACGCCGCGGCCAGCGCCTCTGCGATCACCTCGTCGCCCACTGCGTCGCAGCTTTCGATGTGCCCGAAGTCGGGGCGCGCGCTCATGGGCAGCAGTGTAGCCAATGCGTCGCCCCTTTCCCAACGCTCCTCGGCTGGTGGAGTCACTTGGGGGGAGAGTGGCCCCAGCTGGATTTCTGCCTGCCCGGCGGGCTAGGACTGAGCCATGGCGCGGCTGAGCTTCGACCAGGGCACGCTCGTCCTCGAGGACGTGCCCACGGACGTGGCGGCGGACGCGTCGCTGGCCTGGGACCCTCGTAGCCGTTGCCACCGGGCACCGGCCGCGGCCTATCGAGCACTCGTGACCGCATTGACGGGAGCGGGTCTCACACTGCATGACGAAGCTCGTGCCTACCAGGAGCTCGAGTTGGTGGCATGCGTGCGCCGACCCCCGCGGCCCTACCAGCGGGAAGCCCTTCGCGCGTGGAACGCCCAGAGTGGCTGCGGCGTCGTGGTGCTGCCCACCGGTGCGGGCAAGTCGCATCTTGCGACGATGGCCATCCTGGCCAAGCAACGCAGCGTGCTGGTGGTCGTGCCCACTCTCGACTTGGTGCGCCAGTGGTTCGACTTGCTGCGCCACACCTTTGCACGGGAGGTGGGCATCGTCGGTGGCGGCGAGCACAGCGTTCGTGAGCTGACCGTCACCACCTACGACTCTGCGTATCTTCACATGCAGCATTTCGGCAACCGATTTGGCCTCGTGGTGTTCGACGAGTGTCATCACTTGCCCGGGGCGAGCTACCGGTTGGCCGCGGAGCAGTGCCTCGCTCCTTACCGCCTCGGACTCAGCGCTACTCCAGAGCGCGCGGATGGGCTGGAGCGCGAGCTGGGTAGTCTGATCGGGCCGCTGGTGTACGAAAAGCCGATCCTCGAGCTCAGCGGCAGCTACCTGGCCGACTATGAAACCGAGCGAATAGAAGTCGATCTGTCGCCCCAGGAGCGAGAGGAGTACGAAGAGGCACGCGCGACCTACGTGGCGTTCTTGCGCGGTCAGGGCATCCAGATGAGCACGCCCCAGGGCTTCTCGACCTTCATCATGCGGGCCAGTCGCAGCGATGCAGGTCGTCGTGCGCTGGCGGCGTACCGCCGGCAGCGGGAAATCAGTTTCGCGGCCCATCGCAAACTGGACGTTCTCGGTGACCTGCTCGACGAGCACCGCGGCGAACGCACACTGGTGTTCACCCAAGACAACCACACTGCTTATGCCGTGGCACGTCGCTTTCTCGTGCCGGTCATCACGCATCAAACGCGCGTGCGAGAACGCAGCGAGATTCTGGAGCGCTTCTCCTCGGGAGCGTACACCGTGCTCGTCACTTCCAAGGTGCTGAACGAAGGCGTGGACGTGCCCGATGCGAGCGTCGCGGTCGTGCTTTCAGGCAGTGGATCGGTGCGAGAACACGTGCAGCGCCTGGGGCGCATCCTGCGGCCAAAGAACGGCAAGCGCGCCGTGCTCTACGAGGTCCTGTCTCGCCACACCGCGGAGACCCGAACCAGCGAGCGGCGCCGTGCCCACGACGCCTATACCCGGTGAGAAATGCTGACTCCGGAATTGGCCTGGGTACGTCGACGCGGTACGGAGCTGCGCTGCGTGACGCTGACCGGGCCGCAGCGCGAGCGCGCCCTGGAGCTGGGCGAAGCGCTGCTGCTGGCCAGTGAGGGCGCCGAGGGAGGTCGTCGCGGGGAACTCCAGCGCACGCTGGACGACGTGCAGGGTGACGCCCGTGAACGCAAACTCGTGGACGGCCTTCGCAAGCTGCTACTGGATGGCGTGGACTTCGAAGCGTGCTCCGCGGAGGAAGCAGCGGAATTGCGTCGCTCGGTGTGGGAGGCATCGGCTGCGGCTCGACGAGGCGCTCAAGGGTTCGAACGCAGTGCAGTGCTCGCCGAAGTGGCTGCCAGCACTGGTCGCACGATGGAAGCCATCGACGAAGACCTGTTTGCGGATCTACGCAGCGAGGAGCGTGTGCTGTCGGTGCGGCGGCCATCCCCCGCAGCGCTCGTGGAGCGCTACGAACTCGGTACTGCGCAGGCGGTATTGCTGCGTGCCACTCGGGTCGTAGCAGTCGTGACCGGTGCTGGACCGGACGCCTACCGTGCGCTCTTTCGAGCCCTGAAGTTCCGCAGGTTGTTGCACCGCATCGAACGCGTGGAGGCCGGCTACCGCATCGAGATTGACGGCCCCTTTTCGCTGTTCGATTCGGTCACACGCTACGGCCTGGCGCTGGCCCTCGCGCTTCCAGCCCTGCGCCAGTGCGGCCACTTGGAACTCTCAGCAGACGTGCGCTGGGGCAAGCGCCGCGAAGCGCTGACCTTTCGCTACGAATGGACCGGGGACGCCCCGGCACCAGGGGTGGCGCTCAGCGAGGATGCCCAGGCGCTGTATGAGCGGCTCGCTCCGGACAAGCAAGGGTTCGTGCCCCGGCCGTGCCAGGACCTGCTGGACCTGCCTGGGGTGGGGACCATCGCTCCCGACTTGGTGCTGGTGAATGACAAGCGCGGCGAGCGCGTCTATCTTGAGATCTTGGGCTACTGGAGCCGGGACGCGGTTTGGAAGCGGATCGAGCTGGCGCGTGCCGGGCTTGGGGACGAGAAGATCGTGTTCTTGGTACGCGAGCGCTTGCGCGTGAGCGAGACGCTGCTGGACGACACCGAGTCAGCTGCCTTGTACGTGTACAAGAATGCTCCGAGCGCCAGCGCACTGATGCGCAAGGTCCGACAGGTGGTGCGGTGCGAAGGCTTGTAGGTCCGCTGCTCGTGGTGACGCTCGCTGCGCCCGCTGGGGCGCAGAGCTTGGGCGGGACCGTGAAGCAGCACGTGGACGAAGGTCTGTCCCAAAAGAACCCCCCGCCCAAGAAAAGCTCGAAGAAGAAGAAGAAGAAGAACGGGAGCCGACCGCGGCCCGCGTCGTCGCCGCCGCCTCAGGGGGTGGCCTACACCGCTCCCGCCCCGGAGCCGAAGAAGAAGGGGACCGAGTTGCCCGCGCGGGTGTTGATGAGCGAGTTCCAACTCGATCCCTACGTGGCGCTCTCCTATCGCGGCTGGAAGCCCCAGGACTATCCCACGCTGAGCGTGGACACGGAGAACGCCGCCACGTTTGCCGTGGGCATGAAGATGCGCCTGTTCGGCATCCTCAGCATCGATCGCGCCCACTACGAGTCGAATGCCTTCGCTTCGCCGCGTCGCTCAGGCACGGGCATCGCCCAGGACGCTGGCAAGGCGGCGCCCGCGGCGGCTTGGTTTCTCGGGCAAATCGGCATTCCCATGCGCTGGGTGCTCAAGCCCATCATTCGCTACGAGGCGCGAGCGTTCGAGGCCGACGTCACGCCCGAGCGCCCCGTGCGACTGGTGCCGCGCTCCGCCAAGGCCAGCGACGATCTGTCCACGTTGCCGACGGTCAGCGATACCCTGCGCATGTCGAGCGCCTTCGAGACCCTGGTAGTGGCGCTGCAGTACCACCACGACAACGATCCGACCGGCCTGATTCAGACGGGAGGCTCGAGCCTGCCGCCCATCTACTTTGGAGTTGGACTGGTCAGCTACAAGAAGCCCTACATGGTGCGAGTGGGCAACCTGGTGCTGGAAGATCTGCTCTTCGACGCCAGTCTGCGCGGTGCCGGCCTGGCCTTCGGCCTCGAAACACCCCAGAAACCAGAGGCGTTCTTCGTGGACTTCTCGGGTCAGGTGGGGCTTGGGGAAGTGCAACTCACGGATTCCTTTACCCTCAACGAGGCCCTGCCCGACGACTGGTGGATTGGCTACGCGCAGGGTGAGCTGACTGCGGGCTATCTGCACCCCCTGCTCTACACCCGTCCCACGCTGCTCGGCGGTATCAGCGCATCCATCGGCGGGGCGACCTTCTACTACTTCCGCGCCTTCGCCGAGGAAGGACAACAGAGCGTCCCGCCCGCCAACTGGGACATCTTGTGGGGTGCGCGCGTGTTCTTGGTGTTGCCGCTCTGACGCCGAGGCTAGCGCCCACACTGCGCGCCTTTGGGGAATCCGCGAGCGGGGGAGCGTTCGAGACGGGCCTCGGTGGCGCTGTCGTACTGGCCGGTCACCTTCAAGAGATCGTCTGCGTGGTTGAGGTTCCAAAGTTGCTGGAACGCCTTGACGTCCACGTTGGCGCGGGATTGTGCGCCCGGGCCGGTGTAGTCGAAGTGGACGCGGTCGATGGCGCCGAGCCAACGGAACTGCTCGCTCTCGAGGGTCTTGCGCCAGGTCCCCGGTTCGGCGATATCGAGCGCCAAGCCCGTCTCGTGGTTGCTCTCTCCCGGCAGAGAAGCGAGCTTGATGCCGCAGCGTCGATCCGACGCCCAGCGTCGCAGGAGGTATTGCTGTGCAACGGTACGCAGGGCGCTGTTCACCTTGAGCTTCTGCTTGGGTCGCTTGGCCAGGGCGCGGAGGAAGTGCTCGCGCGCGTCAGCCTGCATGTACAGGAACACGTTCGAACCGACATCGAGGTTGGGTCGCGTCGGGACGCGTACGAACGCCTTCGCATCGATGCAACGGGACTGCGCGATGATTTGGCGGCTCAGGCCGTCGACGCTCGACGTCGAGCACCCACGCGAGACGGCGTCGCGCACGCTACCCGCGCCGGGGGTCGGAGCGGGCGCCGGTCGCGGCGCCTCGGGTTGCTCGTCCTGGAACAACTCGTCGGCGGAGGCGGCCGCGGGGGCCGGCGCGAGAGGCAGCGAAGCGGTGGCTGCGTCGGTCTCGAAGTCGATGTCCGAAGCTGTGGCCGAGCCCGCGGCTGCGCCCGGCGATGGCGCGGCGGCCGTGGCGGCTTCCTTTGCTAGCGCGGTCGGCGCTGCGGATCCGGACTTGCGCAGCATGAACCAAACGTCGAGGACGATCACCGCGACCAGAACGGCCGCGCCGAGCCCGAACCAGGCGCCGCGAGTCATGAGGCTCAGCTACCTTGGCAACGCACTTCCACGGAGCCGTAGTAGCAGCGGCCACCGTCGCGCTTCGTCGGCGAGAAGCCCGGTGCCAGCGATGGGAGCAACGCCTGCGGGCAAGGCACGGGTTGCGGCGGGGGCGGATTGCAGCTCGCGCCGGGCGGGCAGTGCGTGGCTGGAAAGCTCTTGCGGCAGCTCAAGTCCGCGAGGTTCATGAACACGTTGTCCGCGTTGCTGCGCGCTGGAAGCACCAAGGGCGTGCCGCCCGGCGGGCAGCGCACGGGGTAAGGCTTCGGTACGGTGCGACAATGTCCCGCATACTCGAAGGTTGGATCGCCGTCCTTGGCAGCGGGCAGCAACTCATCGGGGCACGCCGGCACGTAGGAGCGTTTGCCGTCGACCATGCGATAGCAAGAGCCGGTGCCGTCGTAGACGAGATCCGTGGTGTCGACTGTGGAGGTCGGTGGCGGCGTAGCGGTGCCCGTCGCGACGGGGTCGGGCGGCGTCGCTGTCGGCGTCGGAACCTCTGGCGAAGTCCCGGTGGGAGCAGGGCCTGGCGTGTTGGTGCCGCCGCTGCGCGTACACGCGCTCACGGCGAGGGTCACCACGAAGGGCGTCGCCAATCGACGGGCTCGCGCTTTCGGCATCGGCGCAGCCTAACCGATTCCTCCCGAGTCACCAACGCCGGGCACCGCAGTGGAATGCGTGAGCGCGGTGGCCCAGGGGCTGGCGCCGCGTGCTGGGCCGCGCGGCGCCTATCGTTGAGGGGGCGTCGCTGCGGTTCACCGATCTAGAGACGCGTCTGGGGATGGGTTCGTGGTTGCTCCGCCGTCGAGCACGGCGGCGGCGTCGCTCGGTGTAGCGTCAGGGGTGGTCGCATCGCCCCCATCGAGCCCACCCGCGTCGTAGGCGCCATCGCCGTCCACATCGACCCAGATCGGGTTGGTGAAGGCGAAGGGCTTCGCGCCAATCCCCGGCAGCACCGCATCCAAGTTGCGCTCGCCGTGCACGACGACCACGATCCAGCTGTCTCGTTCCAGCTGCACGCTCGTTTGCCACGCGAGGCGCGGCTCTGCCGTGCCATTCGCGGGGGCTTGGGTCACGGCGCTGCGTACACCGTTGACCCACACTTCCGCTCGACTCACATCGACCCAGGCCGGGGCGCGCACCGCCACCTCCACGGTGAGACTGCCGTCTTCGGTGGTGGCAAGTTCACCTGGGCCAGCACCGGCGGCCTTCGCGTCGACGAAGGGCCCGTTCGTGACGAAAGCGCGACCACTCTTGAGGGCAGACACCAGCTGAGCCGCATCCAAGCGGTCGGGTTGGTCCTCGGAAACGTGCAGGTAGGTGCGGGGATAGCCCACGAACTCGCGGCTGAGCCAATGCGAGTCGGAGTTGCCCACAGCGGTATAGCGTCTGCCCGCGACCAAGAGCGCCATCCATTCGAGGAAGTTCTGCTCCATGACGTCGGGCTGCCCCAGCTCGAATCCGTTGATGACCTCGAGTACGTCGAAGTCGAAGCTGAAGATGTCGCTGGCGAACCGCGCCAGCTCGGGGTCCAACTTGCCCGCGCCGAAGTACCCGATTCCCGGCATGCGCGGGTGGTTGACCTGAATCACGGCTTCGGGTGCGACCGAGCGTAGTGCACTGAAGATCCCATTGGGATCGAGGACGCTCAACTTCGGCAGTGCTTGGGTTGGGGGGTAGGGGTAGGCGTTGAAGTGACCGAATGCCTGGGTGGTCAGCTCTACGCCGGGCACTGTGAACATGCGATGGGATGCACCGAGCGTGGAAAGCGCGGGCCCATAGTCGGTCACGTGATTGTGATCCGTGGGCACCGCCAGCTCGATACCCGAAGCGACCAGCGACACGACTCGGTCTTCGAGGCTGACGGAGGAATCGTGGCTCGGCGCCGCGTGTAGGTGGAAATCGCAGGCGATCCAACCTGGCGTTTCCACGCGGCGAGGGAGTTCGGCGCGCACGGTGGCGCCCTTGTCGGGGCCGATCTCGACCAGGCTTTCCCATAGGGCGCGCTCTGGCCCCTGACTGAACGTGACTTGGTACTTCCCCTTCGGAAGCTGCACGCGTCCCTCGCCGGTCAGGGTGTAGCCACCATGTCCGGCTCCCTCGGCACGCTCCGTTGGGCCGAAAAACGGCG from the Polyangiaceae bacterium genome contains:
- a CDS encoding histidine phosphatase family protein; this encodes MPPPPAKLELVLVRHGESVGNREGRMQGHRDYPLSPRGREQARELAAFFRQRGVSFSSAYTSPLSRAKETAQILCANLELPPAVEDADLKEITAGCLEGLDHSQIVERHPTFMQRGLEGLGDFSEFGGESYDDMQARVERLCAGLYARHDGQGERLLLVSHGGLLFQLAKHLISVPVPRVSILRYGNCTASLIRMRERRGTWLGELVWHVPLELYGTDPHRDVGALFR
- a CDS encoding DEAD/DEAH box helicase family protein; translated protein: MARLSFDQGTLVLEDVPTDVAADASLAWDPRSRCHRAPAAAYRALVTALTGAGLTLHDEARAYQELELVACVRRPPRPYQREALRAWNAQSGCGVVVLPTGAGKSHLATMAILAKQRSVLVVVPTLDLVRQWFDLLRHTFAREVGIVGGGEHSVRELTVTTYDSAYLHMQHFGNRFGLVVFDECHHLPGASYRLAAEQCLAPYRLGLSATPERADGLERELGSLIGPLVYEKPILELSGSYLADYETERIEVDLSPQEREEYEEARATYVAFLRGQGIQMSTPQGFSTFIMRASRSDAGRRALAAYRRQREISFAAHRKLDVLGDLLDEHRGERTLVFTQDNHTAYAVARRFLVPVITHQTRVRERSEILERFSSGAYTVLVTSKVLNEGVDVPDASVAVVLSGSGSVREHVQRLGRILRPKNGKRAVLYEVLSRHTAETRTSERRRAHDAYTR
- a CDS encoding DUF790 family protein produces the protein MLTPELAWVRRRGTELRCVTLTGPQRERALELGEALLLASEGAEGGRRGELQRTLDDVQGDARERKLVDGLRKLLLDGVDFEACSAEEAAELRRSVWEASAAARRGAQGFERSAVLAEVAASTGRTMEAIDEDLFADLRSEERVLSVRRPSPAALVERYELGTAQAVLLRATRVVAVVTGAGPDAYRALFRALKFRRLLHRIERVEAGYRIEIDGPFSLFDSVTRYGLALALALPALRQCGHLELSADVRWGKRREALTFRYEWTGDAPAPGVALSEDAQALYERLAPDKQGFVPRPCQDLLDLPGVGTIAPDLVLVNDKRGERVYLEILGYWSRDAVWKRIELARAGLGDEKIVFLVRERLRVSETLLDDTESAALYVYKNAPSASALMRKVRQVVRCEGL
- a CDS encoding M15 family metallopeptidase, producing MTRGAWFGLGAAVLVAVIVLDVWFMLRKSGSAAPTALAKEAATAAAPSPGAAAGSATASDIDFETDAATASLPLAPAPAAASADELFQDEQPEAPRPAPAPTPGAGSVRDAVSRGCSTSSVDGLSRQIIAQSRCIDAKAFVRVPTRPNLDVGSNVFLYMQADAREHFLRALAKRPKQKLKVNSALRTVAQQYLLRRWASDRRCGIKLASLPGESNHETGLALDIAEPGTWRKTLESEQFRWLGAIDRVHFDYTGPGAQSRANVDVKAFQQLWNLNHADDLLKVTGQYDSATEARLERSPARGFPKGAQCGR
- a CDS encoding CehA/McbA family metallohydrolase, yielding MRLAPFAVALVFVLAIVLYGAWLRRNREAQVDLPLVGEGVTLNRLAADAVPSGPAVQAQEGDWLLETAGLRVTVGADAEGFDRNLRHGTILDLARLDMSDDALMGLMPALDIQGAPVALAARRVAPALQNRRPVLVLTHEAKDPRVTLETTLSVKPGSSALTLVTRVKNESKQVLRAVAVGDVVSWPGATSFAPRLGYVEATTHARVPWLARRGNSASLALAYPSGADVDFRFSRIGPTEQRAMTRAADLAPGAYHEVKRTLHVAAGGLGPVAKAAWNATGRSTRTVAGKLVPAPAWATIEARHPDGRVVLAVSAERDGGFALPVPPGEYELVLRAPGGEDSTRVDVVDGTTPLGVKLIAPDPGQLRFSVVDENQRPLAARWSVSGIAPTKTPFFGPTERAEGAGHGGYTLTGEGRVQLPKGKYQVTFSQGPERALWESLVEIGPDKGATVRAELPRRVETPGWIACDFHLHAAPSHDSSVSLEDRVVSLVASGIELAVPTDHNHVTDYGPALSTLGASHRMFTVPGVELTTQAFGHFNAYPYPPTQALPKLSVLDPNGIFSALRSVAPEAVIQVNHPRMPGIGYFGAGKLDPELARFASDIFSFDFDVLEVINGFELGQPDVMEQNFLEWMALLVAGRRYTAVGNSDSHWLSREFVGYPRTYLHVSEDQPDRLDAAQLVSALKSGRAFVTNGPFVDAKAAGAGPGELATTEDGSLTVEVAVRAPAWVDVSRAEVWVNGVRSAVTQAPANGTAEPRLAWQTSVQLERDSWIVVVVHGERNLDAVLPGIGAKPFAFTNPIWVDVDGDGAYDAGGLDGGDATTPDATPSDAAAVLDGGATTNPSPDASLDR